Sequence from the Streptomyces sp. NBC_00358 genome:
CCAGGACGCCTGGGCGAGTTCGATCCCCGGCACCTCGCTGACCAGGTCGAACGGGTCGACGAGATAGGCGAGAGCCTCGGCCGTGTCTTCCGTCACCGCGCCCTCTGCGTGCGCCCGTTCCTCGGCCGGCATGTCCGCGTCGTCGCCGATCCGGCGCAGTGCCGCCTTGGTCACGGCGTCGGCGTCGTCGATCTCCAGCACGAGTTCGACGCGAAGCCGGACAAACTGTGATGTCTCAGGGGTAGTCATGGGAGGGAGCGTACGGCCCCTGGGATGCGCGACTTTCCCACGACCCGCGCCTTTCATTAGCATCGCCCCACACGGCCAATTCGCCAGCGTCACAAGGGGATCGATATTTCGTGTCCGCCGCACGTCGATCGTTGCTGACCGCCACCGCAGCGGGGACCCTCCTGGGTGCCCTGTGGTTCGTCCCGTCCGCCAACGCGACCCAGGACGTACCCACTCCGAGCGGGACGGCGCCGACGTCCGCACCGACCGTCACCGCCCCGACACCTGTCTCCACGCAGTCGCCGGACACCGGTCCGCGCACGTTGTCCGGCGACGCGGGGACCCGGCTCGCCGACACCGGCGCCGTGGACACGACGCCGTATCTCGTCGGCGGCACGCTCTTCCTCGGCCTCGGTGCCGGATTCGTGACCTATTCCGTGCGCCGTGAGCGCATGATTGGCTACTGAGCGCATCGACCGCGCTCCGGACAACCCCCAGGGAAGCCATGCGAGAGCTGAGTGAGCTGACCGACGTCGAGGAACCGGCCTGGCCCCTGCTGTCCAAGGCGCTCGCCGCCAGCGGGGTGTCCATGGAGGTCCTTCCGGCGGACTCCGGACTGGGCCTCGCGAGCCTGCTCCAACTGCAGGTCACCGCACGGTCCTGGCTGGGCGGGATGGTGCTCGAATGCGGTGGCGTGGTGCTGGACAGCGGATGGCTGCGGATCTACGGCAGTCCGGCCGAGGACCTGCCGACGGCTCTCCCGGGCGGTTCGACGGACCTTCCCTCGCTGGCCGAGGTCAACGGGTTCCCCGAGCGGTTCGATCCGGACTGGCGCCCCCGGGACGGCGGACTCGTCGTCGGCCACGACGTGCTGGGCGGGGTGTTCGTGCTCAACGGCGCCGACCCCGAGTCGGTGGGGCGCCCCGGACATCCCGGCGAGGTCGTGTACTTCGCGCCGGACTCACTGAAGTGGGAGGCGCTCGAAGTGGGGCACGGGGCATGGCTCCAGTGGCTCCTCAGCGAGGGCACGGACCACTTCTACGACACGCTGCGGTGGCCCGGCTGGCGGGCGGAGTCCGGCGCGCTGACGGGTACGCAGGGGCTGTCGGTGGTGCCGT
This genomic interval carries:
- a CDS encoding DUF2625 family protein, giving the protein MRELSELTDVEEPAWPLLSKALAASGVSMEVLPADSGLGLASLLQLQVTARSWLGGMVLECGGVVLDSGWLRIYGSPAEDLPTALPGGSTDLPSLAEVNGFPERFDPDWRPRDGGLVVGHDVLGGVFVLNGADPESVGRPGHPGEVVYFAPDSLKWEALEVGHGAWLQWLLSEGTDHFYDTLRWPGWRAESGALTGTQGLSVVPFLWSAEARRDLMSTSRRAVPLDQILTLHRDFALKLDGVDPGFLGDV